One segment of Apus apus isolate bApuApu2 chromosome 1, bApuApu2.pri.cur, whole genome shotgun sequence DNA contains the following:
- the CAV2 gene encoding caveolin-2, producing MGLETEKADTRIFMDDDNFPPSGGPALLEAEKCAEDELDRDPRGMNAHLQVGFEDVIAEPQLTHSFDKVWICSHALFELSKYLIYKLLTLVLAIPMALILALVFAVLSWLHIWIVMPFVKTCLMVLPSVQILWKSLTDVCILPLFQSISRCFAMVNIRLDQE from the exons ATGGGGCTGGAGACGGAGAAGGCGGACACTCGCATCTTCATGGACGACGACAACTTCCCGCCGAGCGGCGGCCCCGCGCTGTTGGAGGCTGAGAAGTGCGCGGAGGACGAGCTGGACCGCGACCCCCGCGGGATGAACGCCCACCTCCAG GTGGGCTTCGAGGATGTGATCGCGGAGCCCCAGCTAACCCACTCCTTCGACAAAGTCTGGATCTGCAGCCACGCTCTCTTTGAGCTCAGCAAGTACCTGATTTACAAGCTCCTGACCCTGGTCCTTGCCATACCCATGGCCCTGATTCTGGCGCTTGTCTTTGCGGTGCTCAGCTGGCTGCACATTTG gATTGTGATGCCTTTTGTGAAAACCTGTCTCATGGTCTTGCCTTCAGTGCAGATTCTATGGAAGAGCCTCACAGATGTTTGCATCCTACCACTGTTTCAGAGCATCAGCCGATGCTTTGCCATGGTTAATATACGCCTGGACCAAGAGTAA